Proteins encoded within one genomic window of Bradyrhizobium sp. AZCC 1719:
- a CDS encoding ABC transporter ATP-binding protein: MTATLEVTDLRKQFAIGRPAIDGVSFGVPAGEIVVLLGPSGCGKTTTLRCVAGLEHPTSGEISIAGKVVSSPERGVLVPPRLRDLGMVFQSYAVWPHMTVRQNVVYPLKHRKLSRSDARRKVDEVLELVGLSEYADRAVVALSGGQMQRVALARSIVYRPQLLLLDEPLSNLDAKLRLRLRDDLRVILKQTGMTALYVTHDQAEAVVLGDRIGVMRDGKLLQMDTPDAIYNRPADLFVANFTGATNELAGTLVSRNGQFGIVDFGEGRRGEVALLHSLGPDEKVRIALRPENITIGQHDGANIFPARVLDRRYQGTQTAYGIELFGRRLEVVELGTAARHQVGVETRVSLPRESCWAYRDTGPTAYE; this comes from the coding sequence ATGACGGCAACCCTGGAAGTCACCGACCTGCGCAAGCAGTTTGCGATCGGCCGGCCGGCGATCGATGGCGTCAGTTTTGGCGTGCCGGCCGGCGAGATCGTGGTTTTGCTCGGCCCCTCTGGCTGCGGCAAGACCACGACGCTGCGCTGCGTCGCGGGGCTGGAACACCCGACGTCAGGTGAAATCAGCATTGCCGGCAAAGTCGTCTCGTCACCCGAGCGTGGTGTTTTGGTGCCGCCACGTCTGCGCGATCTCGGCATGGTGTTTCAGTCGTATGCGGTGTGGCCGCATATGACGGTACGACAGAACGTGGTCTATCCACTCAAGCACCGGAAGCTTTCGCGCAGCGACGCCCGCCGCAAGGTCGATGAAGTGCTCGAACTGGTCGGTCTGTCGGAATACGCTGATCGAGCGGTCGTCGCATTATCAGGCGGCCAGATGCAGCGCGTGGCGCTGGCGCGCAGCATCGTGTACCGGCCGCAACTACTGCTGCTCGACGAGCCCCTGTCGAACCTCGACGCCAAGCTGCGCCTGCGGCTGCGCGATGATCTGCGCGTGATTCTCAAGCAAACCGGGATGACTGCGCTCTATGTCACTCATGACCAGGCCGAAGCCGTCGTGCTCGGCGACCGCATCGGCGTGATGCGCGACGGCAAATTGCTGCAGATGGATACGCCGGATGCGATCTATAACCGCCCGGCGGATTTGTTCGTTGCCAACTTCACCGGCGCGACCAACGAGCTCGCCGGCACGCTGGTGTCGCGCAACGGCCAGTTCGGCATCGTCGATTTCGGCGAGGGGCGGCGGGGCGAGGTGGCTTTGCTGCATTCGCTCGGCCCGGACGAGAAGGTGCGTATTGCGCTGCGGCCGGAGAACATCACGATCGGCCAACATGACGGCGCCAACATTTTTCCCGCCCGCGTTCTCGACCGCCGCTATCAGGGCACGCAGACGGCCTACGGCATCGAACTGTTCGGCCGGCGGCTGGAGGTGGTCGAGCTCGGCACCGCGGCTCGCCATCAGGTCGGCGTCGAGACCCGGGTTTCACTGCCGCGGGAGAGTTGCTGGGCCTATCGCGATACGGGACCGACGGCATATGAATAG